From a region of the Arachis ipaensis cultivar K30076 chromosome B09, Araip1.1, whole genome shotgun sequence genome:
- the LOC107616884 gene encoding F-box/kelch-repeat protein At3g23880-like, translating into MSLQIFELPDEIVEEILLRLPVSSLLPLRTVCRSWRTLISSSKFAHDHARRSILVDPTLTHPQIAYYGVDYKYRGIGIFSIRSVFESTFREPTQVARYEHQTQRYFRVIGSCNGLLCLVDETAPNTVNAILWNPCTGFTSEPTPEIGGFFVVCGFGYDRVSDSYKLFGMLTDLASYERRTVIYTFAPNSSWRTIQDVDLDLLGPIDVNNRDGEFVSSSNNNTLNWVGMNDVILSLDLGNETYSYFPLPERDPKDDVRVSVELSVLRNRLAVCFEHKRSDWAVWVMEEYGVTESWSRLALIPRQVVKPNDVRCLRPLYISDNDALLAITPSFRIVLCDLKEKHVLVPIIVDQFVDDYFDHYYLLSQCTYARCFYVYHESLVSPSHYAIASS; encoded by the coding sequence ATGTCGCTGCAAATCTTTGAGCTTCCCGACGAAATCGTGGAGGAGATTCTACTCAGGCTTCCCGTGAGTTCGCTTCTTCCTTTAAGAACCGTCTGCCGCTCATGGAGAACCCTAATTTCGAGCTCCAAATTCGCCCATGACCATGCCCGACGTTCAATCTTGGTGGATCCAACCTTGACACATCCACAAATTGCTTATTACGGCGTTGACTACAAATACCGAGGAATCGGAATCTTCTCAATACGATCCGTCTTCGAGAGCACTTTTCGTGAGCCTACTCAAGTCGCGCGCTACGAGCACCAGACACAACGCTACTTCAGAGTCATTGGCTCTTGCAATGGATTGCTCTGTTTGGTTGATGAAACTGCTCCTAACACCGTGAATGCCATCTTGTGGAACCCCTGTACCGGATTCACATCCGAACCGACGCCAGAAATCGGTGGTTTCTTCGTTGTTTGCGGCTTCGGTTACGATCGCGTCAGTGACAGTTACAAGCTCTTCGGGATGCTAACAGATTTGGCATCATATGAACGCAGGACTGTAATTTACACATTTGCCCCTAATTCGTCATGGAGAACGATTCAGGATGTGGATTTGGACCTACTTGGTCCGATCGACGTGAATAACAGAGACGGAGAATTTGTTAGCTCCAGTAACAATAACACTCTTAATTGGGTAGGGATGAATGACGTGATTCTTTCCCTTGACTTAGGGAACGAGACTTACAGTTATTTTCCTCTCCCTGAAAGAGATCCGAAAGATGATGTGAGAGTTAGCGTGGAATTATCGGTGTTGAGGAACCGTCTAGCAGTTTGTTTTGAGCATAAGAGAAGTGATTGGGCTGTGTGGGTGATGGAGGAGTATGGAGTAACTGAATCTTGGAGTAGATTGGCTTTGATTCCACGGCAAGTGGTTAAGCCTAATGATGTTCGTTGTTTGCGACCCCTGTACATCTCGGATAATGATGCTCTTCTCGCCATTACTCCGTCTTTCAGAATTGTTTTGTGTGATTTAAAGGAGAAACACGTCTTAGTTCCCATTATTGTTGACCAAtttgttgatgattattttgATCATTATTATCTACTCTCTCAGTGTACATATGCAAGGTGCTTCTATGTTTATCATGAAAGTTTAGTTTCGCCGTCACACTATGCTATTGCAAGTAGCTAG